In a genomic window of Neisseria flavescens:
- a CDS encoding ATP synthase subunit I, with protein sequence MNRIVPLQVIVLLIISVVCALFSGLPGLLSALAGGFSYILPTLVAVLLLKFSRRNPDLQSSMFVGGEVLKVVLSLVSMSVVFAIWHQSLVFFPFLLGLLSVSHLVFLVLLRVKHYGR encoded by the coding sequence ATGAATCGGATAGTCCCATTGCAAGTGATTGTATTGTTAATAATTTCAGTTGTTTGTGCGTTATTTTCCGGGTTGCCCGGCCTCCTCTCTGCTTTAGCGGGAGGATTTTCGTACATTTTGCCTACCCTAGTTGCAGTTTTACTTTTAAAGTTTTCCCGACGAAATCCCGATCTGCAAAGTTCAATGTTTGTCGGTGGAGAGGTTTTAAAAGTAGTGCTGTCGCTGGTATCTATGTCGGTCGTTTTTGCGATATGGCATCAATCGCTGGTATTTTTCCCATTCTTATTGGGGTTACTCAGTGTCAGTCATTTGGTTTTTTTAGTATTGTTGAGAGTGAAACACTATGGCAGGTGA
- the atpB gene encoding F0F1 ATP synthase subunit A encodes MAGETMTAADYIKHHLQSLTSMSDVTQGQGLKNIADFSFINLDAIFFAVLLGVIGSFLLWRGAKKATAGVPGRFQAAVEILFEFVDNMCKGIIHNEQSRKAVAPLGLTLFVWIFLMNAMDMLPVDLLPMAWQGITGNHHALLRVVPTADLNTTLALAIGVLLVCIYYNIKIKGFGGWIHELFSAPFGPMLAPANFLLNLVEFLSKTVSHGMRLFGNMYAGELVFLLIALLGGAWASTGSIETLDPILFVFHLIAGLAWAIFHILVITLQAFIFMALAFVYIGQAHDAH; translated from the coding sequence ATGGCAGGTGAAACTATGACCGCTGCCGACTACATCAAGCACCACTTGCAAAGCTTGACCAGTATGTCGGATGTTACTCAGGGTCAAGGACTGAAAAACATCGCTGATTTTTCGTTCATTAACCTTGATGCAATCTTTTTTGCCGTTCTGTTGGGTGTAATCGGCAGCTTCCTTTTGTGGCGTGGAGCCAAAAAAGCAACTGCTGGCGTGCCCGGCCGTTTTCAGGCGGCTGTTGAGATTTTGTTCGAATTTGTGGATAACATGTGTAAGGGCATTATTCACAACGAACAATCGCGTAAAGCTGTTGCGCCTTTGGGTTTGACCCTGTTTGTCTGGATTTTCCTGATGAACGCCATGGATATGTTGCCGGTTGATCTGCTGCCGATGGCATGGCAAGGCATTACCGGTAATCATCATGCACTGTTGCGCGTTGTACCGACTGCTGACTTGAATACGACTTTGGCTCTGGCAATTGGCGTATTGTTGGTATGTATTTATTACAATATCAAAATCAAAGGCTTTGGCGGTTGGATTCACGAATTGTTCAGCGCACCTTTTGGCCCAATGCTTGCTCCGGCCAACTTCCTGCTGAACTTGGTAGAGTTCTTGTCCAAAACCGTATCCCACGGTATGCGGTTGTTTGGTAATATGTATGCCGGTGAGCTGGTGTTCTTGCTGATTGCTTTGTTGGGTGGTGCATGGGCATCAACCGGCAGTATCGAAACTTTGGATCCAATTTTATTTGTGTTCCACCTGATTGCCGGTTTGGCTTGGGCGATTTTCCACATTTTGGTTATCACCTTGCAGGCATTTATTTTCATGGCGTTGGCGTTCGTATATATCGGACAAGCGCATGATGCACACTAA
- a CDS encoding bifunctional chorismate-binding protein/class IV aminotransferase codes for MPYFALFDDALSGRAKLYQNHVESCLFHYNELESLDDVLQAGWKKGLHAVLFADYEFGLPLMDISSARSSNLRLHWFATCSEIDAESWLANHSDGLEAGISTPRFSVSEAGYLEHINQIHEAIRRGDTYQINYTVRLHLQTYSNPIQLYRRLRQPVPYAVLSCLPDGAGQEAWTLCFSPELFLKIDSDGLITTEPMKGTAPILHDGQDEHRAVELQNDPKNRAENVMIVDLLRNDLGKIAQTGKVRVPEPFKVSRFGSVWQMTSAIEAQALPDVSVADIFRAAFPCGSITGAPKRMSMQIIESLESEPRGLYTGSIGFLHPCDMGLGFEGVFNVVIRTLSLKPVLDGLYQGVYGVGSGIVIDSDPEAEYRECGWKARFLNELRPDFGIFETMRVEDRQCRLLDLHLGRLKISAQALNLTWPENAAEQIQHYIDALPSGLFRVKAALFSGGLALSHAAVSELDGQQYVILSEHTLSQRDYLRRFKTTRRDILDQAWKTAEGQGAFDSLFFNSDGLLLEGGRSNVFVKYQGQWLTPSLDLDILNGVMRQAVLKQPQLYLGVDAIKETHITRAMLENAEEIRLSNALRGVFAVSLRK; via the coding sequence GTTGTTTGCAGACTACGAATTCGGATTGCCACTGATGGATATTTCATCCGCGCGCAGTAGCAATTTGCGTTTGCACTGGTTTGCTACTTGTTCCGAAATCGATGCCGAAAGCTGGCTGGCCAATCATTCAGACGGCCTTGAGGCAGGTATCTCCACTCCCCGATTCTCCGTATCCGAAGCCGGTTATCTCGAGCATATCAACCAAATCCACGAAGCCATCCGCCGCGGCGATACCTATCAAATCAATTACACCGTACGCCTGCACCTGCAAACTTACAGCAATCCGATTCAGCTTTACCGCCGCTTGCGACAGCCTGTGCCGTATGCCGTTTTGTCTTGTCTGCCCGACGGGGCAGGGCAGGAAGCGTGGACTTTGTGTTTTTCTCCCGAACTTTTCCTCAAAATCGATTCAGACGGCCTGATCACAACCGAGCCGATGAAAGGCACTGCGCCGATTCTTCATGACGGACAAGATGAACACCGCGCCGTTGAATTGCAAAACGACCCTAAAAACCGCGCCGAAAATGTGATGATTGTCGATTTGTTGCGCAATGACCTCGGCAAAATCGCACAAACGGGCAAAGTACGCGTGCCTGAACCGTTTAAAGTTTCCCGTTTCGGCAGTGTTTGGCAGATGACCAGTGCCATCGAGGCGCAGGCGTTGCCTGATGTTTCGGTTGCCGATATTTTCCGTGCAGCCTTCCCCTGCGGCAGTATTACCGGCGCGCCCAAACGCATGAGCATGCAGATTATTGAGTCTCTTGAATCCGAACCGCGCGGTTTGTACACAGGCAGCATCGGCTTTTTGCATCCGTGCGATATGGGTTTGGGATTTGAAGGCGTGTTTAATGTCGTGATTCGTACCTTATCCCTGAAACCGGTTTTAGACGGCCTTTATCAAGGTGTTTATGGTGTGGGTTCGGGGATTGTGATTGATAGCGATCCTGAAGCCGAATATCGCGAGTGTGGTTGGAAGGCGCGTTTCCTCAATGAATTGCGGCCTGATTTCGGTATTTTTGAGACCATGCGTGTGGAAGATAGACAATGCCGTTTGCTTGATTTGCATTTAGGCCGTCTGAAAATTTCGGCACAAGCGCTCAATCTGACTTGGCCTGAAAATGCGGCAGAGCAAATTCAACACTATATAGATGCGTTGCCAAGTGGGTTATTTAGAGTCAAAGCCGCTTTGTTTTCAGGCGGTCTTGCATTGAGCCATGCGGCTGTTTCCGAATTGGATGGGCAGCAATACGTTATCTTGAGTGAACACACATTAAGTCAACGCGATTATCTGCGCCGTTTTAAAACCACACGCCGTGACATTCTTGACCAAGCATGGAAAACGGCAGAAGGGCAGGGCGCATTTGACAGCCTGTTTTTCAATTCAGACGGCCTTTTGTTAGAGGGCGGAAGAAGCAATGTGTTCGTCAAATATCAAGGACAATGGCTCACGCCGTCTTTGGATTTGGATATTTTGAATGGGGTAATGCGCCAAGCGGTATTGAAGCAGCCACAGCTATATTTAGGTGTGGATGCAATCAAGGAAACACACATCACGCGTGCTATGTTGGAAAATGCGGAAGAAATCCGCTTGAGCAACGCTTTAAGGGGCGTGTTTGCGGTTTCGCTCCGTAAATAA
- a CDS encoding ParB/RepB/Spo0J family partition protein: protein MAKAKGGLGRGLDSLISNAVDSSSSDRLTTVAIADIQPGRYQARVQIDDEALQELADSIKAQGIIQPVIVRERGLSQYELIAGERRWRASQLAGLTEIPVVIKTISDETALAMGLIENLQRENLNPIEEAQGLKRLADEFGLTHETIAKAVGKSRSAISNSLRLLSLPEPVQEMLYQRRLEMGHARALLTLHVVDQLELAQKAVKNGWSVREVERRSQLAHQKAKPEAAKTISPDIRRINDALTERLGVNAEVKTSNQKKGKIVLHFDTPETFEYLLKQLGINQEF, encoded by the coding sequence ATGGCAAAAGCAAAAGGTGGATTGGGACGCGGTTTGGATTCGCTGATTTCCAATGCAGTGGACAGCAGCAGTAGCGACCGCCTGACAACGGTTGCCATCGCCGATATTCAGCCCGGCCGTTATCAGGCGCGTGTGCAAATTGATGATGAAGCTTTACAGGAATTGGCCGATTCCATTAAAGCGCAAGGCATTATCCAGCCGGTTATCGTACGTGAGCGTGGTCTGTCTCAATATGAATTGATTGCCGGCGAACGCCGTTGGCGCGCTTCCCAGTTGGCCGGTTTGACCGAAATTCCCGTCGTTATCAAAACCATCAGCGACGAAACTGCGTTGGCCATGGGTTTGATTGAAAACCTGCAACGTGAAAACCTCAATCCGATTGAAGAAGCGCAAGGTTTGAAACGCCTTGCCGACGAATTCGGCCTGACTCATGAAACCATTGCAAAAGCCGTCGGTAAAAGCCGTAGTGCCATCTCCAACAGCCTGCGCCTGTTGAGCCTGCCTGAGCCGGTTCAGGAAATGCTTTATCAACGCCGTCTGGAAATGGGCCATGCCCGTGCGTTGCTGACCTTGCATGTGGTTGACCAGTTGGAGTTGGCGCAAAAAGCCGTCAAAAACGGTTGGTCGGTACGCGAAGTAGAACGTCGCAGCCAGTTGGCGCATCAAAAAGCCAAGCCTGAAGCAGCCAAAACCATCAGCCCGGATATCCGCCGCATTAATGATGCCCTGACCGAGCGTTTGGGTGTCAATGCAGAAGTCAAAACCAGCAATCAGAAGAAAGGCAAAATCGTACTGCATTTTGATACACCGGAAACATTTGAATATTTGCTGAAGCAGTTGGGCATCAATCAAGAGTTTTAA
- a CDS encoding F0F1 ATP synthase subunit B: MNINATLFAQILVFFGLVWFTMKFVWPPIAKALDERAAKIAEGLAAAERGKSDFEQAEKKVAELMAEGRNQVTEMVANAEKRAAKIVEEAKEQASHEAARIAAQAKADVEQEVNRAREVLREQVATLAVKGAESILRKEVDASKHADLLSTLKQEL, from the coding sequence GTGAATATTAATGCAACCTTATTTGCGCAAATCCTAGTTTTCTTTGGCTTGGTTTGGTTTACGATGAAATTCGTATGGCCTCCGATTGCCAAAGCGTTGGATGAGCGTGCCGCAAAAATCGCCGAGGGCTTGGCTGCTGCCGAGCGCGGTAAGAGCGATTTTGAGCAGGCAGAGAAAAAAGTTGCAGAACTTATGGCCGAAGGGCGTAATCAGGTAACCGAAATGGTTGCCAACGCCGAAAAACGTGCTGCAAAAATTGTAGAAGAAGCCAAAGAGCAAGCTTCTCATGAAGCGGCACGCATTGCAGCCCAAGCAAAAGCTGACGTGGAGCAAGAAGTTAACCGTGCGCGCGAAGTGTTGCGCGAACAGGTTGCTACACTGGCTGTTAAAGGTGCGGAATCTATCTTGCGTAAAGAAGTTGATGCTTCCAAACATGCAGATTTGCTCAGTACCTTAAAACAGGAGCTGTAA
- the atpE gene encoding F0F1 ATP synthase subunit C, whose translation MGLIAIACGLIVALGALGASIGIAMVGSKYLESSARQPELIGPLQTKLFLIAGLIDAAFLIGVAIALLFAFVNPFGAA comes from the coding sequence ATGGGTTTGATTGCTATCGCATGTGGTTTGATCGTTGCCTTGGGCGCATTGGGTGCCTCTATCGGTATCGCAATGGTTGGTTCTAAATACTTGGAATCTTCTGCCCGCCAACCTGAGCTGATCGGTCCTCTGCAAACCAAACTGTTCTTGATCGCTGGTCTGATCGACGCGGCCTTCTTGATCGGTGTGGCTATTGCCCTGTTGTTCGCCTTCGTTAACCCGTTTGGTGCTGCGTAA